Proteins co-encoded in one Bacillus paramycoides genomic window:
- the opp3C gene encoding oligopeptide ABC transporter permease has protein sequence MMKDVQKLSPDLFQQANQNNVDNEVIARPSLTFWQDVRRRLFQHKGAMFGLVLLTLIILLAILGPMVSKHSYKEQDLGRAKLPPKIPVIENVHWLPFDGTDQYGVDQYEKRDIKEYFWFGTDDLGRDLWTRTWEGTRVSLYIALLAAAIDLVIGVAYGGISAFYGGRVDNIMQRIMEIINGIPYLIIVILMVIIMGSGIWSITLAMAITGWIGMSRIVRGQILKLKNQEYVLASRTLGATNTQLIVKHLIPNVMGPIIVMTMFTIPTAVFGEAFLSFIGLGIQPPFASLGSLVNDGYKSIQTYPHMMFIPAVVISILILAFNLMADGLRDALDPKMRK, from the coding sequence ATGATGAAAGATGTACAAAAATTATCTCCAGATTTATTTCAACAAGCCAATCAAAATAATGTGGATAATGAAGTCATTGCCCGTCCAAGCTTAACGTTTTGGCAAGATGTAAGAAGACGTTTGTTCCAACATAAAGGAGCAATGTTCGGTTTAGTTTTATTAACGCTTATTATATTACTAGCAATTTTAGGACCGATGGTAAGTAAACACTCCTATAAAGAGCAAGACTTAGGTCGTGCGAAATTACCACCGAAAATTCCTGTTATTGAAAATGTTCATTGGCTACCATTTGACGGTACAGATCAATATGGTGTTGATCAATATGAAAAACGTGATATTAAAGAGTATTTCTGGTTTGGTACAGATGATCTTGGACGCGATTTATGGACAAGAACATGGGAAGGTACGCGTGTATCATTATATATCGCTCTTTTAGCAGCAGCGATTGATTTAGTAATTGGGGTTGCATATGGAGGTATTTCAGCATTCTATGGCGGTAGAGTAGATAACATTATGCAACGTATTATGGAGATTATTAACGGTATTCCATACTTAATCATCGTTATTTTAATGGTAATCATTATGGGATCTGGTATATGGTCAATTACACTCGCAATGGCAATTACAGGTTGGATAGGGATGTCGCGTATCGTTCGTGGACAAATCTTAAAATTAAAAAACCAAGAATACGTATTAGCATCTCGTACATTAGGTGCAACAAATACACAATTAATTGTAAAACACTTAATCCCGAACGTAATGGGACCAATTATCGTAATGACAATGTTTACAATTCCAACAGCGGTGTTTGGTGAGGCGTTCTTAAGCTTCATCGGTTTAGGTATCCAGCCACCATTCGCATCACTTGGTTCTCTTGTAAATGACGGTTATAAATCAATTCAAACGTATCCGCATATGATGTTCATCCCTGCGGTTGTCATCAGTATATTAATTTTAGCGTTTAACTTAATGGCAGACGGATTACGCGACGCGTTAGATCCAAAAATGCGTAAGTAA
- the opp3b gene encoding oligopeptide ABC transporter permease: protein MGRYVLKRFVYMALTLFLITTLTFFLMKLLPGSPLKNQEKLSPAQKEIILEKYGLNDPVPVQYARYLGNLAKGDLGVSFQYDNRPVTDMIVDRIGPSAQLGLQAIILGTFIGLILGIVAALRNNTWVDYGATIISVLGMSVPSFVFAALLQYFVGVKLGWFPVAFWKGPEFTVMPTIALSMAVIATIARFARAELIEVMQADYILTAKAKGISQGVIIIKHALRNALIPVVTILGPMVAGLITGTLVIEQIYAVPGLGEQFVKSITVNDYTVIMGTTIFYSAIFILVIFIVDILYGIIDPRIRLAGGKK, encoded by the coding sequence ATGGGACGTTATGTATTAAAACGTTTCGTGTACATGGCTTTGACATTATTTTTAATTACTACACTGACTTTCTTTTTAATGAAATTACTTCCGGGTTCTCCGCTGAAAAACCAGGAGAAGTTATCACCGGCACAAAAAGAAATCATTCTTGAAAAATATGGCTTAAATGATCCAGTACCAGTTCAATATGCACGTTACTTAGGTAACTTAGCAAAAGGTGATTTAGGGGTATCATTCCAATATGATAACCGTCCAGTAACAGACATGATTGTGGATCGCATTGGACCATCAGCACAACTTGGTTTACAAGCGATTATATTAGGTACATTTATCGGTTTAATTTTAGGAATCGTTGCGGCACTTCGTAACAATACGTGGGTCGATTATGGGGCGACAATTATTTCCGTACTCGGGATGTCGGTACCATCATTCGTATTCGCCGCATTACTACAATATTTCGTAGGGGTAAAACTTGGATGGTTCCCAGTAGCATTCTGGAAAGGACCAGAGTTTACAGTAATGCCTACAATTGCTTTATCGATGGCAGTTATCGCAACAATCGCACGTTTCGCTCGTGCAGAGTTAATTGAAGTTATGCAAGCTGACTACATTTTAACAGCGAAAGCGAAAGGAATTAGCCAAGGCGTTATCATTATTAAACACGCACTTCGTAACGCGTTAATTCCAGTTGTAACAATTTTAGGACCAATGGTTGCAGGTTTAATTACAGGAACATTAGTTATTGAGCAAATTTATGCTGTACCTGGACTAGGGGAACAGTTCGTTAAATCTATTACAGTGAATGACTATACAGTTATTATGGGAACTACAATTTTCTATAGTGCGATTTTCATCTTAGTTATTTTCATTGTTGATATTTTATACGGAATTATTGATCCTCGAATTCGTTTAGCGGGAGGGAAAAAATGA
- a CDS encoding DUF3899 domain-containing protein, which translates to MNKVFFHTCILIFIAIIASSIGAFLVSSQFLLNFVNISFYIALFFILIGGFLFIFQNGFFNVTIYAFQRVFGTNKKIDSLIEEVEEPTDKKERIYKTYSFKWTYPICITGIVLGLFSTLISFTILM; encoded by the coding sequence TTGAATAAAGTTTTTTTTCATACTTGTATACTAATTTTCATAGCGATAATCGCTTCTAGTATTGGCGCATTCCTCGTTTCATCGCAATTTTTGTTGAATTTTGTCAACATATCGTTTTATATCGCACTATTTTTTATTCTTATAGGCGGTTTTTTATTCATATTTCAAAATGGATTTTTTAACGTAACAATTTACGCCTTCCAAAGAGTGTTTGGTACGAACAAAAAAATTGACTCTTTAATTGAAGAAGTAGAGGAACCTACCGATAAGAAAGAACGTATTTATAAAACATATTCATTCAAATGGACGTATCCAATTTGCATTACCGGTATCGTTCTTGGGTTATTCTCGACCCTCATTAGCTTTACTATTTTGATGTAG
- a CDS encoding YjbA family protein — MLYLHDVWVNWFEGEENGYNVCHFYEWRKDDTIELLDQVPLLKVDATLYHYIENELLELPQKMLEDVHHKAYIRKNHERLQQEYCFVVTDGKGIIAIDTIGYNVPIRKSRLIPRQEQMVYEMVENVQAEKYEFQVEEMEKEHHILSPSPFIMNGLTRKERQLKQLLFMALDQLHTTKNTAEIRYWFTEWDPSAYGMVQHMEFEDIWAKLYEEAKTGWSEKHEQLCERLVKGQPFFEKLWEMENEQKVN, encoded by the coding sequence ATGTTATATCTACATGATGTATGGGTAAATTGGTTTGAAGGTGAAGAGAATGGGTATAACGTTTGTCATTTTTACGAATGGCGGAAAGATGATACGATTGAGCTATTAGATCAAGTGCCATTATTAAAAGTAGATGCCACATTATATCATTACATCGAGAACGAATTGTTAGAGCTTCCGCAAAAAATGTTGGAAGACGTACATCATAAGGCTTATATTCGTAAAAATCATGAACGTTTGCAGCAAGAGTATTGCTTTGTAGTTACAGATGGAAAAGGAATTATTGCGATCGACACAATTGGTTACAATGTGCCAATTCGAAAGAGCAGACTTATACCGCGCCAAGAGCAGATGGTATATGAGATGGTAGAAAACGTACAAGCAGAAAAGTATGAGTTCCAAGTAGAAGAAATGGAAAAAGAACATCATATTTTATCACCATCACCTTTCATTATGAATGGCTTAACTCGTAAAGAAAGACAGCTTAAACAATTATTATTTATGGCGTTAGATCAATTACATACAACGAAAAATACAGCAGAAATCCGTTATTGGTTCACAGAGTGGGATCCATCAGCATACGGAATGGTTCAACATATGGAATTTGAAGATATTTGGGCTAAGCTTTATGAGGAAGCGAAAACGGGTTGGTCTGAGAAGCACGAACAATTATGCGAGCGTCTCGTAAAAGGACAGCCATTTTTTGAAAAGTTATGGGAAATGGAAAACGAGCAAAAGGTAAATTAA
- a CDS encoding peptide ABC transporter substrate-binding protein: MKKKIPLLLASTLTVSMLGACSYQKEDNKAGAKDKSSNKQVLNLTETAEIPTMDTTLSTDATSSNIMNNTMEGLYRLGKDDKLVPGVAKSYEKSEDGKKYVFKLREDAKWSNGEPVTAKDFVYSWRRAVDSNTGAKFAYILFDVKNAEKVNKKELPVEELGVKAIDDHTLEVELDNPVPYFVSLTVYPTLYPLNEKFVTEQGAKFGLESNTTLYNGPFVLNEWKHEQSFKLTKNPTYWENKEVKLEEINFNIVKDRSTAINLYETKAIDRVVLTSEFVDKYKSDADFKTIKRPSTQFIRLNEKNKFLANKNIRKAIAMSFERENIGKVILNDGSEGIYGFVPKGLAKSPNGKDFREENGRLIKEDIKEAQKYWEAGKKELGVDKVELELLNFDTDDAKKIGEYLKGQFEKNLPGLTVPTKMQPFAQKLKLEASGDYAMSYAGWSPDYMDPMSFLEMYTTGNAQNKVNYANAAYDDLIKKAKTEVDVQARWDALLQAEKQLLEDAAIAPVYQPGKAYLQRSSITGLLEHKYGGEFSYKWVELKN, translated from the coding sequence ATGAAGAAAAAGATACCGTTATTACTTGCATCGACGTTGACAGTCAGTATGTTAGGAGCTTGTAGTTACCAAAAAGAGGATAATAAAGCAGGTGCAAAAGACAAATCCTCAAACAAGCAAGTGCTAAATCTAACTGAAACAGCTGAAATTCCAACTATGGATACGACGTTATCAACAGATGCAACATCTTCTAACATCATGAATAATACAATGGAAGGATTATATCGTCTGGGGAAAGACGATAAACTTGTTCCAGGTGTCGCTAAATCTTATGAGAAATCAGAGGATGGCAAAAAGTATGTATTTAAGTTACGTGAAGATGCGAAATGGTCTAATGGTGAACCTGTAACAGCGAAAGACTTCGTTTATTCTTGGCGAAGAGCTGTAGATTCAAACACGGGTGCCAAGTTTGCTTACATACTATTTGATGTTAAAAATGCGGAGAAAGTTAACAAAAAAGAATTACCAGTTGAAGAACTTGGTGTAAAGGCAATTGATGATCATACACTTGAAGTGGAATTAGATAACCCTGTTCCTTATTTTGTAAGTTTAACGGTCTATCCAACATTGTATCCTTTGAATGAAAAGTTTGTAACAGAACAAGGAGCAAAATTTGGATTAGAATCCAATACGACACTTTATAATGGTCCATTCGTATTAAATGAATGGAAGCATGAACAAAGCTTCAAACTTACGAAGAATCCAACGTATTGGGAAAATAAAGAAGTAAAACTTGAGGAAATAAACTTCAATATTGTTAAGGATCGTTCAACTGCTATAAATTTATATGAAACGAAAGCGATTGATCGTGTCGTATTAACATCAGAGTTTGTAGATAAATACAAATCAGATGCTGACTTTAAAACGATTAAGAGACCATCTACACAATTTATTCGCTTAAATGAAAAGAATAAATTTTTAGCAAATAAAAATATCCGAAAAGCAATTGCAATGTCCTTTGAACGTGAAAATATCGGAAAAGTGATCTTAAACGATGGTTCAGAGGGGATATATGGTTTTGTTCCGAAAGGCTTAGCAAAAAGTCCGAATGGAAAAGACTTCCGTGAAGAAAACGGAAGGCTTATAAAAGAGGATATTAAAGAAGCGCAAAAATACTGGGAAGCTGGTAAAAAAGAACTTGGTGTAGACAAAGTAGAGTTAGAGCTATTAAACTTTGATACTGATGATGCAAAAAAAATCGGAGAGTATTTAAAAGGCCAATTCGAAAAGAACTTACCAGGTTTAACAGTTCCAACAAAAATGCAGCCATTTGCACAAAAATTAAAACTTGAAGCAAGTGGAGATTATGCAATGTCATATGCGGGATGGAGTCCAGATTATATGGATCCAATGTCATTCCTTGAAATGTATACGACAGGTAATGCGCAAAACAAAGTAAATTATGCAAATGCAGCGTATGATGATTTAATTAAAAAAGCGAAAACAGAAGTTGATGTACAAGCTCGCTGGGATGCATTATTACAAGCAGAAAAACAATTGCTTGAAGATGCAGCGATTGCTCCAGTATACCAACCTGGAAAAGCATATTTACAACGTAGTTCAATTACTGGCCTATTAGAACATAAATATGGTGGGGAATTTAGCTATAAGTGGGTTGAACTCAAAAACTAA
- a CDS encoding DUF2268 domain-containing protein encodes MGIVETAEWLHLYYGRPEKLCEKFTKYIPLPKERLYRFLISKGMYRPVMRGEQEIKELEKKEVWKELRTEYEKLKNWLKGPDVPVFILLSDSYNRTVQEEYNGRAGLSMRHVIFLFVCGRNSVEELKVLLAHEYHHICRLHQIETKETEYTLLDTMIMEGLAEQAVTERYSEKNNAPWTTYLSKEEAIYYWKNVVHERISIKRGTREHDILLNGFHSYPKMLGYALGFHIVKDCVTLEGENTLSLLSIDAKEILNKANTFHI; translated from the coding sequence ATGGGGATTGTTGAAACTGCTGAGTGGTTACATCTATATTACGGACGGCCAGAAAAGCTATGTGAGAAGTTTACGAAGTATATTCCATTGCCAAAAGAAAGATTGTATCGCTTTTTAATTTCTAAAGGTATGTATCGTCCGGTTATGCGAGGAGAACAAGAAATTAAAGAGTTAGAGAAAAAGGAAGTTTGGAAAGAATTACGTACGGAGTATGAGAAACTAAAAAATTGGTTAAAAGGTCCGGATGTCCCTGTCTTTATTTTATTATCAGATTCCTATAATCGAACTGTACAAGAAGAGTATAACGGCAGAGCTGGATTATCGATGCGTCACGTTATTTTCTTATTCGTATGTGGACGGAATTCAGTGGAAGAATTAAAAGTCTTATTAGCGCATGAATATCATCATATATGCAGGTTACATCAAATTGAGACGAAAGAAACAGAGTATACATTACTTGATACGATGATTATGGAAGGATTGGCTGAACAAGCAGTAACTGAAAGATATTCAGAAAAAAACAATGCACCGTGGACGACGTACCTTTCAAAAGAAGAAGCTATTTATTATTGGAAAAACGTTGTACATGAAAGAATAAGTATAAAACGAGGAACAAGGGAGCACGACATCTTATTAAATGGATTTCATTCTTATCCGAAGATGCTTGGCTATGCACTTGGATTTCATATTGTCAAAGATTGTGTAACTTTGGAAGGAGAAAATACACTTTCTTTATTATCTATAGATGCAAAAGAAATATTGAATAAAGCAAATACATTTCATATATAA
- a CDS encoding ABC transporter ATP-binding protein has translation MKTLLEVKDLQVSFDTHAGEVQAVRGVTFDLKKGETLAIVGESGSGKSVTSKALMGLIPNPPGRIKNGEIVFEGRDLTKLTEKEMQQVRGKDIAMIFQDPMTSLNPTMTIGNQIMEGLIKHQGMSKADARKVALELIDLVGIPNPEARLKQYPHQFSGGMRQRVVIAMALACNPKLLIADEPTTALDVTIQAQILELMKDIQQKTEAAIIFITHDLGVVANVADRVAVMYAGKVVEIGTVDEIFYNPKHPYTWGLIASMPSLDGSEEELYAIPGTPPDLLKPPKGDAFAPRNPQALKIDFEMDPPLFKVSDTHYAATWLLHEQAPEVKPPAVVEKRILQMKAGEQHD, from the coding sequence ATGAAAACATTGTTAGAGGTAAAAGATTTACAAGTCTCCTTTGATACACATGCAGGTGAAGTACAAGCTGTACGCGGCGTTACTTTTGATTTGAAAAAAGGAGAAACATTAGCGATTGTAGGAGAATCTGGTTCGGGGAAATCAGTTACTTCTAAAGCGTTAATGGGATTAATTCCGAATCCTCCTGGACGCATTAAAAATGGTGAAATCGTATTTGAAGGTCGTGACTTAACGAAATTAACAGAAAAAGAAATGCAACAAGTTCGTGGTAAAGATATCGCGATGATTTTCCAAGATCCAATGACATCATTGAACCCAACGATGACAATTGGAAATCAAATTATGGAAGGCCTTATTAAACACCAAGGGATGAGCAAAGCAGATGCACGTAAAGTTGCGTTAGAATTAATCGACCTTGTGGGTATTCCAAATCCAGAAGCTCGCTTAAAACAATATCCTCACCAATTCTCAGGTGGTATGAGACAGCGTGTAGTTATTGCGATGGCGTTAGCTTGTAACCCCAAATTATTGATTGCCGATGAGCCGACAACAGCGCTAGACGTTACAATTCAGGCGCAAATTTTAGAACTTATGAAGGACATTCAGCAAAAAACAGAAGCAGCAATCATTTTCATTACGCATGACTTAGGTGTAGTGGCGAACGTTGCGGACCGCGTAGCAGTTATGTACGCTGGTAAAGTTGTTGAAATCGGAACTGTAGATGAAATTTTCTACAATCCAAAACATCCATATACTTGGGGCTTAATCGCATCTATGCCAAGTTTAGACGGTTCAGAAGAAGAGTTATATGCGATCCCTGGAACGCCTCCAGATTTATTGAAGCCGCCAAAGGGGGATGCTTTTGCACCACGTAACCCGCAGGCATTGAAAATTGATTTTGAAATGGATCCACCTTTATTTAAGGTAAGTGATACACACTATGCGGCAACTTGGTTACTTCACGAGCAGGCTCCAGAAGTAAAACCGCCGGCAGTCGTTGAAAAACGCATTCTTCAAATGAAAGCAGGTGAACAACATGACTAA
- a CDS encoding ABC transporter ATP-binding protein codes for MTKQREKLIEVKNVKQHFDVSGGVVKAVNDISFDIYRGETFGLVGESGCGKSTTGRTIIRLYDATAGEVLFDGENVHGKKSRAELKKFNRKMQMIFQDPYASLNPRMTVGDIIAEGIDIHGLAKNKKERMDRVHELLNTVGLNKEHANRFPHEFSGGQRQRIGIARALAVEPEFIIADEPISALDVSIQAQVVNLLKKLQKEKGLTYLFIAHDLSMVKYISDRIGVMYRGQIVELTTSDELYANPIHPYTKSLLSAIPLPDPDYERNRKRIVYDPSQHNYGSEEPTMREIRPGHFVLCSEAEYKKYKEIYQ; via the coding sequence ATGACTAAACAACGTGAGAAATTAATTGAAGTAAAAAACGTAAAACAGCACTTCGACGTGAGTGGTGGTGTTGTCAAAGCGGTTAATGATATTTCATTTGATATTTACCGCGGAGAAACATTTGGTCTTGTAGGAGAATCAGGTTGTGGTAAATCAACAACTGGAAGAACGATCATTCGTTTATATGATGCAACTGCTGGTGAAGTGTTATTCGATGGTGAAAATGTACATGGTAAAAAATCACGTGCAGAGTTGAAGAAATTCAACCGTAAAATGCAAATGATTTTCCAAGATCCATATGCATCATTAAACCCTCGTATGACAGTAGGAGATATTATTGCAGAAGGTATCGATATTCACGGACTAGCAAAAAACAAAAAAGAGCGTATGGACCGTGTTCATGAATTATTAAACACAGTTGGTTTAAATAAAGAACACGCAAACCGTTTCCCGCATGAATTCTCAGGTGGACAACGTCAACGTATCGGTATCGCTCGCGCACTTGCTGTAGAACCTGAATTTATCATTGCCGATGAGCCGATCTCAGCACTTGACGTATCAATCCAGGCGCAAGTTGTAAACTTACTGAAAAAGCTACAAAAAGAAAAAGGTTTAACATATTTATTCATTGCCCATGATTTATCAATGGTAAAATACATTAGTGATCGTATCGGCGTAATGTACCGTGGTCAAATCGTTGAGCTAACAACAAGTGATGAGTTATATGCGAATCCAATTCATCCATATACAAAATCACTACTATCAGCAATTCCGCTTCCAGATCCAGATTATGAGCGCAATCGTAAACGTATTGTATACGATCCATCTCAGCATAATTATGGTAGTGAAGAACCAACAATGCGTGAAATTCGCCCAGGACATTTCGTATTATGTTCTGAAGCGGAGTATAAGAAATATAAAGAGATTTATCAATAA
- the trpS gene encoding tryptophan--tRNA ligase, whose protein sequence is MSVIFSGIQPSGTITLGNYLGAMKQFTELQNEHDCYFCIVNQHAITVPQDPVQLRKNIRSLAALYVACGIDPEKATLFVQSEVPAHAQLGWIMQSVAYVGELERMTQYKDKASGRDSVPAGLLTYPPLMAADILLYNTEIVPVGDDQKQHMELTRDLAERFNKRFREVFTVPEIRIPKVGARVMSLTEPTKKMSKSDPNPKSMISMLDEPKTIEKKIKSAITDSEGIVKFDKENKPGISNLLTIYSSFSGKTVEEIEAMYEGKGYGDFKGDLAQVVVEAIRPIQDKYNELINSPELDEILDKGAEKANRVAFKQLRKVENAMGLSRKRR, encoded by the coding sequence ATGTCAGTTATCTTTTCTGGTATTCAGCCGAGTGGAACGATTACACTTGGAAACTATTTAGGAGCTATGAAGCAATTTACAGAGCTTCAAAATGAACACGACTGTTATTTCTGTATTGTAAACCAACATGCGATTACAGTACCTCAAGATCCCGTACAACTTCGTAAAAACATCCGCAGCCTCGCTGCACTTTATGTAGCATGCGGCATCGATCCTGAAAAAGCTACTTTATTTGTACAATCAGAAGTACCAGCACACGCTCAACTAGGATGGATTATGCAATCAGTGGCTTACGTTGGAGAATTAGAGCGTATGACACAATATAAAGATAAAGCATCCGGTAGGGATTCAGTACCAGCTGGATTACTAACGTATCCACCATTAATGGCTGCTGATATTTTACTTTACAACACGGAAATTGTACCGGTTGGCGATGACCAAAAACAACATATGGAATTAACACGTGACCTAGCAGAGCGTTTCAACAAGCGCTTCCGTGAAGTGTTCACTGTTCCTGAAATTCGTATTCCAAAAGTAGGAGCTCGCGTTATGTCATTAACAGAACCTACGAAGAAAATGAGTAAATCTGATCCAAATCCAAAATCAATGATCAGCATGCTTGATGAACCAAAAACAATTGAAAAGAAAATTAAGAGTGCTATAACTGATTCTGAAGGTATTGTGAAATTCGATAAAGAAAACAAACCTGGCATCTCTAACTTATTAACAATCTACTCTTCATTCTCTGGCAAAACAGTAGAAGAAATCGAAGCAATGTACGAAGGAAAAGGATACGGCGACTTCAAAGGCGACTTAGCGCAAGTAGTCGTAGAAGCAATTCGTCCAATCCAAGATAAATATAACGAACTAATCAACTCACCAGAACTAGATGAAATTCTAGACAAAGGTGCCGAAAAAGCAAACCGAGTTGCATTCAAACAACTACGCAAAGTAGAAAACGCAATGGGACTAAGCAGAAAACGTAGGTAA
- the fabF gene encoding beta-ketoacyl-ACP synthase II: MEKKRVVITGLGAVTPVGTDVETAWENIKKGVSGIGRLTRIDPELFPAKVAAEINDFEVEKYIDKKEARRMDRFTQYAVAAAKMAVADAKLEITEENGPRIGVWIGSGIGGMETYEEQFKIFTEKGPRRVSPFFVPMMIPDMAAGQVSIATGAKGINTCSVTACASGANSIGDAFKAIQRGDADAMITGGAEAPLTSMAFAGFSSAKALTFNEDPATACRPFDKNRSGFVMGEGSGILILEELEHALARGAHIYAEIAGYGATGDAFHITMPAPGGEGGVRAMRQALADAGLQPEDIDYINAHGTSTDANEKYETMAIKETFGEHAYKVAISSTKSMTGHLLGAAGAVEAIFSIKSITDGVIPPTINYETPDPECDLDYVPNNARHQEVNAVLSNSLGFGGHNAVLVFKAYK, from the coding sequence ATGGAAAAAAAGAGGGTCGTAATTACAGGACTAGGAGCTGTTACACCGGTCGGTACAGATGTTGAAACAGCGTGGGAAAACATTAAAAAGGGTGTATCTGGAATCGGACGACTTACAAGAATTGATCCGGAACTATTTCCAGCAAAAGTAGCAGCAGAAATTAACGACTTTGAAGTCGAGAAATATATTGATAAAAAAGAAGCGCGCCGTATGGATCGCTTTACACAATATGCAGTAGCAGCAGCGAAAATGGCAGTTGCAGATGCAAAGCTTGAAATTACAGAAGAAAACGGACCTCGTATTGGCGTTTGGATTGGCTCTGGTATTGGCGGTATGGAAACATACGAAGAACAATTTAAGATTTTTACTGAGAAAGGCCCGCGCCGCGTGAGTCCATTCTTCGTACCGATGATGATTCCAGATATGGCAGCAGGTCAAGTATCGATCGCAACAGGGGCAAAAGGAATTAACACTTGTTCTGTAACGGCTTGTGCATCTGGTGCAAACTCAATTGGTGATGCATTTAAAGCGATTCAGCGCGGTGATGCGGATGCAATGATTACGGGCGGGGCAGAGGCGCCGTTAACAAGTATGGCATTCGCAGGATTTAGCTCAGCGAAAGCATTAACATTCAATGAAGATCCAGCAACAGCTTGTCGTCCATTCGATAAAAACCGTAGCGGTTTCGTAATGGGTGAAGGTTCAGGTATTTTAATTCTTGAAGAATTAGAGCACGCATTAGCTCGAGGTGCTCACATTTATGCGGAAATCGCTGGTTACGGTGCAACTGGTGATGCATTCCATATTACAATGCCGGCTCCTGGCGGTGAAGGCGGCGTGCGTGCAATGCGTCAAGCTTTAGCAGATGCAGGTCTACAGCCAGAAGATATTGATTACATTAATGCGCATGGTACAAGTACGGATGCGAATGAAAAGTATGAAACGATGGCAATTAAAGAAACGTTCGGTGAGCACGCGTATAAAGTAGCGATCAGCTCAACGAAGTCAATGACAGGTCACTTATTAGGAGCAGCTGGTGCTGTTGAAGCGATCTTCTCTATTAAATCAATTACAGACGGAGTAATTCCTCCAACAATTAACTATGAAACACCAGATCCAGAGTGTGACTTAGATTACGTACCGAATAATGCGAGACATCAAGAAGTAAACGCAGTGTTAAGTAATTCACTAGGATTCGGTGGCCATAACGCAGTATTAGTATTTAAAGCGTATAAATAA